One genomic segment of Drosophila willistoni isolate 14030-0811.24 chromosome 2R unlocalized genomic scaffold, UCI_dwil_1.1 Seg200, whole genome shotgun sequence includes these proteins:
- the LOC6643688 gene encoding calmodulin-lysine N-methyltransferase, with the protein MPMSAATVAASVQQNSTEQEQNQLNIVPGKEIGATISLLLHYNIDNTLNAYKEEHKKMTLDASRLETNATNSNNNRAKDINRNNMTEEEELLEENGSGGNAQHQPFMPPTPPATPNLQQQQNTAQKRWRILAKVLRKDSEETVSSNSSDAEFTEEQTASVRRFKSFDLLRQDSFEDHVSLNCLGKSENWYKYRMMLLEDKEYSVNIHHMERQLTASDLMGFNNTGNICVWPSEEALTALVLSDVHEYSGKWILELGGGFTSLAGLMLAKYAKPYAVHLTDGNEISVENVRKTVCLNELSCYTKCSVLKWQNISERSLDEQGKFDYILCADCLFFDEARSALVDTIWYYLAPQGIALIMAPRRGRTLNVFQEECLARGFRVDISTRYNETIWKRHLQLKADSALYDEDLHYPVLLRICKSHS; encoded by the coding sequence ATGCCAAtgtcagcagcaacagtagCAGCATCAGTACAACAAAATTCAACAGAGCAAGAGCAAAATCAACTCAACATTGTCCCGGGCAAAGAGATTGGGGCAACGATATCGTTGCTTCTGCACTACAATATTGATAACACGCTGAATGCCTACAAGGAGGAGCACAAAAAGATGACGCTGGATGCCAGCAGATTAGAAACTAATGCgacaaattcaaataataatcGAGCCAAAGACATAAATCGCAATAATATGACCGAAGAGGAAGAACTACTCGAAGAAAATGGAAGTGGGGGCAATGCTCAGCATCAGCCCTTTATGCCACCCACACCACCGGCCACGCCCAatttgcaacaacaacaaaacaccgCACAGAAACGTTGGCGCATTTTGGCTAAGGTATTGCGCAAAGACTCAGAGGAAACGGTGTCCTCCAATTCCAGTGATGCGGAATTCACTGAAGAGCAAACAGCCTCGGTGAGGCGATTCAAAAGCTTCGATCTCCTGCGTCAAGATAGTTTCGAGGATCATGTAAGCCTTAATTGTTTGGGTAAATCCGAGAATTGGTATAAATATCGCATGATGCTATTAGAGGATAAAGAGTATTCGGTCAATATACATCATATGGAAAGACAATTGACTGCCAGCGATTTGATGGGATTCAATAATACCGGTAACATCTGTGTCTGGCCCTCAGAGGAGGCTCTTACTGCTCTGGTCCTGTCCGATGTCCATGAATATTCGGGCAAATGGATATTGGAACTGGGCGGCGGCTTCACCTCGTTAGCTGGCCTAATGTTGGCAAAGTATGCCAAACCCTATGCCGTCCATTTGACTGATGGCAATGAGATATCGGTGGAGAATGTACGTAAAACTGTTTGTCTAAATGAACTTAGTTGTTATACCAAATGTTCGGTCTTGAAATGGCAAAACATATCCGAACGTTCACTCGACGAACAGGGTAAATTTGACTATATCCTATGTGCAGACTGTTTATTCTTCGACGAGGCTCGCTCCGCTCTGGTCGATACAATTTGGTATTATTTGGCTCCACAGGGCATTGCCCTAATTATGGCGCCACGTAGAGGACGTACTCTGAATGTGTTCCAGGAGGAATGCCTGGCCAGAGGATTTCGGGTGGATATATCGACGCGCTACAACGAGACCATCTGGAAACGTCATTTACAACTGAAGGCCGATTCAGCTTTATATGATGAGGACCTTCATTATCCTGTCCTGCTACGAATATGCAAGTCGCATAGCTAG